A region from the Brassica napus cultivar Da-Ae chromosome C8, Da-Ae, whole genome shotgun sequence genome encodes:
- the LOC106360776 gene encoding peptidyl-prolyl cis-trans isomerase FKBP20-1 → MGDEIDLSGDGGVLKQIVRRAKPDALAPSDDFPVVDVHYEGILAEDGKVFDTTREDNLVFSFELGSGSVIRSWDIALKTMKVGEVAKLTCKPEYAYGSGGSPPDIPPDATLIFEVELVACRPRKGASVGSVSEDRARLEDLKKQREIAAAAKEDDKKKREEAKAAAAARIQAKLDAKKGQGKGKGKGKSK, encoded by the exons ATGGGGGATGAGATTGATTTGAGTGGAGATGGAGGGGTCTTGAAACAGATTGTAAGGAGAGCTAAGCCTGATGCTCTTGCACCTTCTGATGATTTTCCTGTCGTTGATG TTCACTATGAGGGTATATTGGCTGAAGATGGAAAGGTCTTTGATACTACACGCGAAGACAATCTGGTTTTCTCCTTTGAGTTGGGTTCAGGCAGTGTTATCAGGTCGTGGGACATTGCACTTAAGACCATGAAG GTTGGGGAAGTTGCAAAACTCACATGTAAGCCAGAGTATGCTTACGGAAGTGGTGGATCTCCTCCCGACATCCCACCTGA TGCAACTTTGATTTTCGAAGTGGAATTGGTTGCTTGTAGACCGAGGAAAGGTGCTAGTGTTGGAAGTGTTTCTGAGGATAGAGCCAGGCTAGA AGATCTGAAGAAGCAGAGAGAGATTGCTGCAGCTGCTAAGGAGGATgataagaagaagagagaagaagcaaAAGCTGCTGCAGCTGCTAGGATTCAAGCTAAGCTAGACGCTAAGAAGGGTCAAGGCAAGGGAAAAGGCAAAGGCAAATCTAAATGA
- the LOC106360775 gene encoding E3 ubiquitin-protein ligase SDIR1 isoform X1, which yields MSFVFRGSRGDLESGFSGFIPERRAMRVHGARPVNSNSLAFLVTVLLLFMILNSHQMPPNFLLWLVLGVFLMATTLRMYATCQQLQAQAQAHVAAASGLFSHTELRLHVPPSIALATRGRLQGLRLQLALLDREFDDLDYETLRALDSDNVPTNSMSEEEINALPVHKYKVLDPENGSSLTKQASTSTSSSAEKNQVSVSVSKKGTEDELTCSVCLEQVTVGEVVRTLPCLHQFHADCIDPWLRQQGTCPVCKFKAHSGWQEQDDGTDDDDDDDDDEFLTVRLDSS from the exons atgagtttcGTTTTCAGGGGAAGTAGAGGAGATTTAGAGAGCGGATTCTCAGGTTTCATACCCGAGAGACGCGCTATG CGTGTCCATGGAGCTCGACCTGTTAACTCTAATTCTCTCGCTTTTCTCGTCACCG TTCTTTTGCTGTTTATGATTCTCAATTCGCATCAGATGCCTCCTAATTTCCTG CTCTGGCTTGTGCTTGGGGTGTTTTTGATGGCGACGACTCTTAGGATGTATGCGACTTGCCAACAACTTCAAGCTCAAGCTCAGGCTCATGTTGCAGCAGCTAGTGGGCTCTTTAGTCACACTGAGCTGAGGCTGCATGTGCCTCCCTCCATTGCTCTTGCGACGAGAGGGCGTCTTCAAGGACTTAGGCTCCAGCTGGCTCTTCTTGATCGGGAGTTTGATGACTTAG ATTATGAAACTCTAAGAGCACTTGATTCTGATAATGTCCCCACAAATTCTATGAGCGAGGAAGAGATAAATGCACTTCCAGTACACAAGTACAAAGTGTTGGATCCTGAAAA TGGTTCCTCTTTGACAAAGCAGGCATCAACCTCAACCTCATCTTCAGCGGAG AAGAATCAAGTTTCTGTAAGTGTGAGTAAAAAAGGAACAGAAGACGAGCTCACTTGTAGTGTTTGCCTCGAACAAGTTACCGTAGGGGAAGTTGTTCGCACCCTACCTTGCTTGCATCAG TTTCATGCAGACTGTATCGATCCGTGGCTTAGACAGCAAGGAACATGTCCTGTTTGTAAGTTCAAGGCTCATTCAGGATGGCAAGAACAAGACGACGGgacagatgatgatga tgatgatgatgatgatgagtttTTAACAGTTCGATTAGATTCAAGCTAA
- the LOC106360775 gene encoding E3 ubiquitin-protein ligase SDIR1 isoform X2, whose product MSFVFRGSRGDLESGFSGFIPERRAMRVHGARPVNSNSLAFLVTVLLLFMILNSHQMPPNFLLWLVLGVFLMATTLRMYATCQQLQAQAQAHVAAASGLFSHTELRLHVPPSIALATRGRLQGLRLQLALLDREFDDLDYETLRALDSDNVPTNSMSEEEINALPVHKYKVLDPENGSSLTKQASTSTSSSAEKNQVSVSVSKKGTEDELTCSVCLEQVTVGEVVRTLPCLHQFHADCIDPWLRQQGTCPVCKFKAHSGWQEQDDGTDDDDEASVMV is encoded by the exons atgagtttcGTTTTCAGGGGAAGTAGAGGAGATTTAGAGAGCGGATTCTCAGGTTTCATACCCGAGAGACGCGCTATG CGTGTCCATGGAGCTCGACCTGTTAACTCTAATTCTCTCGCTTTTCTCGTCACCG TTCTTTTGCTGTTTATGATTCTCAATTCGCATCAGATGCCTCCTAATTTCCTG CTCTGGCTTGTGCTTGGGGTGTTTTTGATGGCGACGACTCTTAGGATGTATGCGACTTGCCAACAACTTCAAGCTCAAGCTCAGGCTCATGTTGCAGCAGCTAGTGGGCTCTTTAGTCACACTGAGCTGAGGCTGCATGTGCCTCCCTCCATTGCTCTTGCGACGAGAGGGCGTCTTCAAGGACTTAGGCTCCAGCTGGCTCTTCTTGATCGGGAGTTTGATGACTTAG ATTATGAAACTCTAAGAGCACTTGATTCTGATAATGTCCCCACAAATTCTATGAGCGAGGAAGAGATAAATGCACTTCCAGTACACAAGTACAAAGTGTTGGATCCTGAAAA TGGTTCCTCTTTGACAAAGCAGGCATCAACCTCAACCTCATCTTCAGCGGAG AAGAATCAAGTTTCTGTAAGTGTGAGTAAAAAAGGAACAGAAGACGAGCTCACTTGTAGTGTTTGCCTCGAACAAGTTACCGTAGGGGAAGTTGTTCGCACCCTACCTTGCTTGCATCAG TTTCATGCAGACTGTATCGATCCGTGGCTTAGACAGCAAGGAACATGTCCTGTTTGTAAGTTCAAGGCTCATTCAGGATGGCAAGAACAAGACGACGGgacagatgatgatgatgaagcctCCGTCATGGTTTGA
- the LOC106358835 gene encoding aspartic proteinase PCS1-like → MFSLSIHLQITFCILITIPLAFSRIIHTNQTLIFPLTAQNIHKDHNASSTIFLQQRHLSSSPPIKIPFTHDVTLTVSLTAGSPPQTINMVLDTGSELSWLHCTKTSTSTSIFDHAKSSSYSALPCSSPVCTTQTQDLTVPATCDKKSNLCHVAVSYADGSSLDGNLAQETFGFGSTRRPATAFGCMDSSSSTTPEEDAKTTGLMGMNRGRLSFVNQMGLTKFSYCISGSDSTGVLVLGDARLPSLPPLKYTPLVTKLNRLPYWDRFAYTVQFQGIRVGSVMLPIPASAFVPDHSGAGQTILDSGTQFTFLLAPVYNVLKTEFTKQTISVLTVDPGFVFQTAMALCFRVGSTKLDFSKLPTVSLMFAGAELTVSGQKLLYHVPGHGSDQKYCFTFGNSELAGVEMFIVGNLHQQNVWMEYDIAQAKVGFANDVKCNQASQLLGSIL, encoded by the coding sequence ATGTTTTCGTTATCGATCCATCTCCAAATCACATTTTGCATTTTAATAACGATCCCTCTCGCATTCTCTAGAATCATTCATACAAACCAAACACTAATCTTCCCACTCACTGCCCAAAACATACATAAGGACCATAACGCTTCCTCAACAATATTTCTCCAACAACGtcatctctcttcttctccaccaaTAAAGATTCCTTTCACGCACGATGTCACACTCACCGTCTCTCTCACCGCCGGTTCTCCTCCACAGACCATCAATATGGTTCTTGACACCGGAAGCGAGCTCTCGTGGCTCCACTGCACAAAAACCTCAACCTCAACGTCCATTTTCGACCATGCAAAATCCTCTTCTTACTCTGCTCTACCATGTTCTTCACCGGTTTGCACCACCCAAACCCAAGACTTAACCGTTCCCGCCACGTGTGACAAAAAATCTAATCTCTGTCACGTGGCTGTCTCTTACGCTGATGGTTCCTCCTTGGATGGGAATCTTGCTCAAGAGACGTTTGGATTCGGGTCTACAAGGAGACCCGCAACAGCGTTTGGATGCATGGACTCGAGCTCCAGCACTACACCAGAGGAAGACGCCAAGACAACCGGTTTAATGGGAATGAACCGGGGTCGGTTATCGTTTGTTAACCAGATGGGTTTAACGAAATTCTCTTATTGTATCTCCGGTTCTGACTCAACCGGTGTTTTGGTTCTTGGTGACGCGCGTCTACCTTCGCTTCCACCTCTTAAATACACACCTTTGGTAACTAAACTAAACCGGTTACCTTATTGGGACCGGTTCGCGTACACGGTCCAGTTCCAGGGAATTCGGGTCGGGTCAGTAATGTTACCCATCCCTGCCTCTGCTTTTGTTCCTGACCATTCCGGAGCGGGTCAGACGATTTTGGATTCGGGTACACAGTTCACATTCCTGCTAGCTCCGGTTTACAACGTCTTGAAAACCGAGTTTACCAAACAAACCATATCGGTTCTCACTGTTGACCCCGGTTTTGTTTTCCAAACCGCAATGGCTCTATGTTTCCGTGTTGGGTCAACCAAGCTTGATTTTTCGAAACTACCAACGGTGAGTCTGATGTTCGCTGGAGCAGAGTTGACTGTGTCGGGTCAGAAGCTGTTGTATCATGTACCAGGACATGGTTCCGACCAGAAGTATTGTTTCACGTTCGGAAACTCCGAACTCGCGGGGGTTGAAATGTTTATAGTTGGGAATCTTCATCAGCAAAATGTGTGGATGGAGTATGATATTGCACAGGCAAAGGTTGGATTTGCTAATGACGTCAAATGTAATCAAGCGAGTCAACTTCTTGGATCAATACTTTGA
- the LOC106360777 gene encoding AT-hook motif nuclear-localized protein 15, whose protein sequence is MANPWWVESPVTSSAPSLHHRSNNPTMTLSDPRLDHDFANNSGSPNTQTQNSQEEQTSRDELPAVEPGSGSGSTGRRPRGRPPGSKNKPKNPVVVTKESPNSLQSHVLEIAAGADVAESLNAFARRRGRGVSVLSGSGLVTNVTLRQPSASGGVVSLHGQFEILSMCGAFLPTSGSPAAAAGLTIYLAGAQGQVVGGGVAGPLIASGPVIVIAATFCNATFERLPIEDEQQGEQQQPQVEEAKKETDDNESGNDGNDGSMQAQQMYSMGPSFVPNGHQMGQQDVFWGAPPPRGPPSY, encoded by the coding sequence aTGGCGAATCCTTGGTGGGTAGAGAGTCCAGTGACGTCATCAGCTCCTTCTTTGCACCACAGGAGTAATAACCCTACCATGACCCTGTCGGATCCAAGATTGGACCATGACTTCGCCAACAACAGTGGAAGCCCTAACACTCAGACTCAGAACAGCCAAGAGGAACAGACTAGCCGCGACGAGCTACCTGCGGTGGAgcccggatccggatccgggtCTACGGGTCGACGTCCGAGAGGCAGACCTCCCGGTTCCAAGAACAAGCCCAAGAACCCAGTGGTCGTCACCAAAGAAAGCCCTAACTCGCTGCAAAGCCATGTCCTGGAGATAGCCGCGGGTGCTGACGTGGCGGAAAGCCTAAACGCGTTCGCTCGTAGACGCGGGAGAGGCGTCTCTGTTCTGAGCGGGAGCGGTTTGGTCACTAATGTTACTCTGCGTCAGCCTAGTGCGTCTGGAGGAGTTGTGTCTCTTCATGGTCAGTTTGAGATCTTGTCTATGTGCGGTGCGTTTCTTCCGACTTCCGGTTCTCCCGCTGCAGCCGCTGGTTTGACCATTTACTTAGCTGGAGCTCAGGGTCAAGTCGTGGGGGGTGGAGTAGCTGGACCGCTTATTGCATCTGGACCGGTTATTGTAATCGCTGCTACGTTTTGTAATGCTACTTTCGAGAGGTTACCGATTGAAGATGAGCAGCAAGGAGAGCAGCAGCAACCACAAGTAGAAGAAGCTAAGAAGGAGACTGATGATAATGAGAGTGGGAATGATGGAAACGATGGGTCGATGCAAGCGCAGCAGATGTATAGTATGGGTCCTAGTTTTGTGCCAAATGGTCATCAAATGGGTCAGCAAGACGTGTTTTGGGGTGCTCCTCCGCCTCGTGGTCCTCCTTCGTATTGA